A stretch of Desulfitobacterium dichloroeliminans LMG P-21439 DNA encodes these proteins:
- a CDS encoding response regulator transcription factor gives MAVILVVDDDELIQELLKFNLEKEGYQVLMASDGPEALRVIKEKLPDLVVLDIMLPGMSGLEVCNQLRRVPKLADLPVIMLTAKGEEIDKVLGLEIGADDYITKPFSPRELVARIRARLRRNKPSEEGADIVRQDLRIDLERFRVSVRGEYIELTPKEFELLRVLATHPGKVYTRDELLERIWGYEYAGDTRTVDVHVRHLRQKIEKDPSDPDYIETLRGIGYRLKG, from the coding sequence ATGGCCGTTATTTTGGTCGTTGATGATGATGAACTAATTCAAGAGTTGCTCAAATTTAATCTGGAGAAGGAGGGCTATCAGGTACTGATGGCTTCCGACGGCCCTGAGGCGTTAAGAGTTATAAAGGAAAAACTTCCCGATCTTGTGGTGTTAGATATTATGTTGCCTGGTATGAGCGGTCTTGAAGTATGCAATCAACTGCGCAGGGTGCCAAAGCTTGCTGATTTACCGGTCATTATGCTTACCGCCAAGGGCGAGGAGATCGATAAGGTACTTGGATTGGAGATTGGGGCTGATGACTATATTACGAAGCCCTTTAGTCCCCGAGAGCTGGTGGCAAGAATTCGGGCAAGGCTGCGACGCAATAAGCCAAGCGAAGAGGGAGCAGATATAGTACGTCAGGATTTGCGTATTGACCTTGAACGTTTCCGAGTGTCTGTACGAGGGGAATACATAGAACTGACCCCGAAGGAATTTGAGCTTTTACGTGTACTAGCCACTCATCCGGGTAAAGTATATACCCGGGATGAACTTCTCGAACGAATTTGGGGCTATGAATATGCGGGAGATACTCGAACGGTGGACGTTCATGTGAGACATCTCCGCCAAAAAATTGAGAAGGACCCATCCGATCCCGATTATATCGAAACACTGCGGGGTATAGGATATCGGCTGAAAGGTTAG
- a CDS encoding cell division protein SepF, translated as MAKLLDKVIGIMGFADEDFEDDYFEEDEKEEVVREEPRATNNRKGAQVVSIHTQKQVKVVVLEPQAFEDSQNIADQLKNRRPVIVNLENADRNLAKRIVDFVSGTTYALGGNMQKVGNGIFLFVPNNVDISGEMKDDFKEKGFFWSLTK; from the coding sequence ATGGCAAAGTTGTTAGACAAAGTGATTGGAATTATGGGTTTTGCTGATGAAGACTTTGAAGACGATTATTTCGAAGAAGATGAAAAGGAAGAGGTTGTTCGAGAAGAACCAAGAGCAACAAACAATCGCAAAGGGGCACAAGTGGTAAGCATCCATACCCAAAAGCAAGTTAAGGTCGTTGTGCTCGAACCCCAAGCTTTTGAAGATTCTCAAAACATTGCTGATCAGCTAAAAAACCGCCGTCCTGTGATTGTGAACCTGGAAAATGCAGATCGTAATTTGGCAAAACGGATTGTCGATTTTGTGAGTGGGACAACCTATGCTTTGGGTGGAAACATGCAAAAGGTCGGCAATGGCATTTTTCTTTTTGTTCCCAATAATGTAGATATTTCCGGCGAAATGAAGGACGATTTTAAGGAAAAGGGATTTTTTTGGTCTTTAACTAAATAA
- a CDS encoding HlyD family efflux transporter periplasmic adaptor subunit has protein sequence MKRSPRTLIYRMIRVVGVGALLLLLIGSLGWVYRSNFLTGSLKVELAKQGDIEHQQTVSVVFANEETLLKAPAAGTPKFLAQEGERIRKGEPIATIQSGGVALGQDSISQSNTLVAPIGGLVYSATDGLETFLTPENLVSMDVSKILQQTVANSSESVAKSTIPQNDPTTQEAQASQSTQALQNTSGSVASGKVIGKIVNNLLPTVAVVKVDTKGYEVGKNVKMLINGQSFTAKIMRLLDDPQGLVVQFNQYIDGTSRERFQEIALVVKPTVSGILIPKSSLWIKGEEQGVYVVQESAIQYRKVKILDENDQVICVENLPHGIPVIINPRMGLDGLTINIKNVTQL, from the coding sequence ATGAAGAGGAGCCCAAGGACACTAATCTATAGAATGATACGAGTCGTTGGGGTGGGGGCTCTTCTGCTGCTCCTCATCGGTTCGTTAGGCTGGGTTTATCGTTCGAATTTCTTAACGGGTTCGCTGAAGGTAGAGTTGGCCAAGCAAGGAGATATTGAACATCAGCAGACGGTCTCCGTGGTATTTGCCAATGAAGAAACTCTCCTTAAGGCGCCTGCTGCAGGGACACCTAAGTTTTTGGCCCAAGAGGGGGAACGAATCCGCAAAGGGGAACCTATCGCTACAATCCAATCGGGAGGGGTTGCCCTTGGACAGGATAGCATATCCCAGTCGAATACTCTGGTTGCACCGATTGGCGGACTTGTATATTCTGCAACGGATGGGCTAGAAACGTTTTTGACTCCTGAGAATCTTGTCTCCATGGATGTCAGCAAAATTCTTCAACAGACCGTTGCCAATAGCTCTGAGTCCGTCGCAAAGTCCACAATCCCTCAGAACGATCCGACCACTCAAGAAGCTCAAGCTTCTCAGTCTACTCAGGCGTTACAGAATACAAGCGGAAGCGTGGCCAGCGGCAAGGTTATCGGTAAGATCGTCAATAATCTTCTGCCTACGGTAGCAGTGGTTAAGGTGGATACCAAGGGGTATGAGGTGGGTAAGAATGTGAAGATGCTCATCAATGGCCAGAGCTTCACTGCTAAGATTATGCGCCTTCTAGATGATCCTCAAGGATTGGTAGTTCAATTCAATCAATATATCGATGGGACAAGCCGAGAAAGATTTCAGGAGATTGCCCTGGTTGTGAAGCCCACGGTTAGCGGAATTCTGATTCCCAAGAGCAGCCTTTGGATTAAGGGGGAAGAACAGGGCGTTTATGTGGTTCAGGAAAGTGCCATTCAATACCGCAAGGTTAAAATACTTGATGAGAATGATCAAGTCATCTGTGTAGAGAATTTACCTCATGGTATTCCCGTCATTATCAATCCCCGTATGGGTCTAGATGGTTTAACCATAAATATAAAAAATGTCACTCAATTATAA
- a CDS encoding RNA-binding protein, which produces MNYRMDRAILNFWSDKELKLEGAHLLDLCEEAISTSRPVWTPFLSQALGNWFGGILRSEGLAFRVEGGLPDAERARFLMVEDAGMLDQVASEVKVIRAKPLDPRGTMEHRQILGSLMGMGLKRDVIGDIRVGEHCSFVAVAHGIADVLLSQWDKAGRERIQVELVEGNQEIPAEQGEEWRITVASSRVDAVASSSFNVSRSTFQELIQQGKVKRNDLVVSKPDLEVKPGDILSCRGYGRIRLVESTGTRKGRIAWSIIRYIPRKT; this is translated from the coding sequence ATGAACTATCGGATGGATCGTGCTATCTTGAATTTTTGGTCTGATAAGGAGTTAAAACTTGAAGGGGCTCATCTGTTGGATTTGTGCGAGGAAGCCATCAGCACTTCAAGGCCGGTTTGGACTCCCTTTTTAAGTCAAGCCCTAGGGAACTGGTTCGGAGGGATTCTGCGAAGTGAAGGTCTCGCTTTTCGAGTCGAGGGCGGATTGCCAGACGCGGAAAGGGCTCGATTTTTAATGGTTGAAGATGCCGGTATGCTTGATCAAGTTGCCAGTGAGGTTAAAGTTATACGTGCAAAGCCCCTTGACCCGCGTGGGACGATGGAACATCGTCAGATTTTGGGTTCCCTGATGGGCATGGGGTTAAAACGGGATGTAATTGGGGATATTCGTGTCGGTGAACACTGCTCTTTTGTAGCGGTAGCCCATGGCATCGCCGATGTTTTGCTCAGCCAATGGGATAAAGCCGGGCGGGAACGGATCCAGGTGGAGCTCGTCGAGGGAAATCAAGAGATTCCGGCTGAACAGGGAGAAGAGTGGCGCATTACCGTAGCTTCTTCAAGGGTAGACGCAGTAGCTTCCAGTAGTTTTAATGTCTCTCGCTCTACCTTCCAAGAGCTCATTCAGCAGGGGAAGGTAAAGCGTAACGATCTAGTGGTGTCCAAACCAGACTTGGAGGTTAAGCCGGGAGATATCCTATCTTGTCGGGGCTACGGTCGAATTCGCTTAGTGGAATCGACGGGGACTCGCAAGGGAAGAATTGCCTGGAGCATCATACGATATATACCTCGGAAGACATAA
- a CDS encoding sensor histidine kinase: MRIKWLIIPIYLLVSSLSLLLFWLGAQVQTGIRLEIDFMALAFAILLPGGIVYFFADRLGERIERIYSAVKGIAQDQSQPTNLPEFTYELGNLSREVTELGQRLKVSISTNRRESQKIQAILAGMQEGVISLDRVGRIVLLNRAAEKLFGKKQDAVRNRYLSELNGFEKLEELISIALEKGLPGQTELLIRSKMMIRVQVNPILEEKDRSQGAVIVCYDITELRRLEQLRTEFVGNVSHELRTPLTSIKGFVETLLDGAAEVPDLRERFLNIIHKETLRLQRLVDELLTLSRIENQRPDVCNGRSRIQEAYEKIKPVIGPYAEAKSIELEVVIPNTLPEVAMGIDLLSQVLLNLMENAVKYTAKGRVWLHASYVNQSIRLEFGDTGCGIPQEDLPRVFERFYRVDKARSREQGGTGLGLSIVKHIVEGAGGKIWVTSKLGSGSLFICELPTRNGGITNEEEPKDTNL; the protein is encoded by the coding sequence ATGAGAATTAAATGGTTGATTATCCCAATCTATCTCTTGGTCTCATCACTTTCCCTTCTGCTTTTCTGGTTGGGGGCTCAAGTTCAAACAGGGATTCGTCTGGAGATAGATTTCATGGCACTTGCCTTTGCCATTCTGCTACCGGGGGGGATTGTTTACTTCTTTGCTGACCGGCTCGGAGAACGGATAGAAAGGATATATAGTGCAGTTAAAGGGATTGCGCAAGATCAATCTCAGCCCACAAATCTGCCGGAGTTTACTTATGAATTGGGAAACCTGTCCAGAGAGGTTACTGAGCTTGGACAAAGACTCAAAGTCAGTATATCGACTAACCGTCGGGAATCGCAGAAAATCCAAGCTATTCTTGCGGGTATGCAAGAAGGGGTCATTTCCCTGGATCGTGTGGGGCGAATCGTCCTTCTGAATCGTGCTGCAGAGAAGCTTTTTGGCAAGAAGCAAGACGCAGTAAGGAATAGATACCTTTCCGAATTAAATGGATTTGAAAAGTTAGAAGAGCTCATCTCTATAGCTTTAGAGAAAGGCCTCCCCGGGCAAACAGAGCTTCTCATCCGTTCCAAAATGATGATTCGCGTTCAGGTCAATCCAATTTTGGAAGAGAAGGATCGTTCCCAAGGAGCAGTTATCGTCTGCTATGATATCACTGAGCTTCGTCGCTTAGAGCAGTTGCGGACAGAGTTTGTCGGCAATGTATCTCATGAATTGAGAACACCTCTGACTTCGATCAAAGGATTTGTGGAAACCCTTTTAGACGGGGCGGCAGAGGTCCCCGACTTGCGGGAGCGCTTTCTCAATATTATCCATAAAGAGACTCTTCGCTTACAGCGCTTAGTGGATGAATTGCTGACTTTATCGCGGATTGAAAACCAACGCCCAGATGTCTGCAATGGCAGAAGTAGGATCCAAGAGGCTTATGAGAAGATTAAACCGGTGATTGGACCCTATGCTGAAGCTAAAAGCATCGAACTTGAAGTCGTAATTCCTAATACGTTGCCGGAAGTAGCTATGGGAATTGATTTGTTGAGTCAAGTACTTCTTAACTTGATGGAAAATGCTGTAAAGTATACAGCGAAAGGTAGAGTATGGCTACATGCGTCTTATGTTAATCAATCCATTCGTTTAGAGTTTGGCGATACAGGCTGTGGTATTCCTCAAGAAGATCTCCCCCGTGTCTTTGAGCGTTTCTATCGAGTGGATAAGGCCCGTTCTCGTGAACAAGGAGGGACAGGGTTGGGATTAAGTATTGTTAAGCATATTGTCGAAGGAGCTGGAGGGAAGATTTGGGTGACATCGAAGTTGGGTTCAGGATCCCTATTCATCTGCGAATTACCGACCAGAAATGGAGGGATAACAAATGAAGAGGAGCCCAAGGACACTAATCTATAG
- a CDS encoding YggT family protein, whose protein sequence is MINILFVYQVIHTVITILMYAIIARALLSWFPNVPYNALVRALYEITEPLLKPFQRFQFGGPGFGIDISPILAYFTLMIIKTVVLPVLLSLLLRF, encoded by the coding sequence GTGATTAATATACTATTCGTTTATCAAGTAATTCACACCGTCATCACGATCCTTATGTATGCTATCATTGCACGGGCGTTGCTATCTTGGTTTCCTAACGTACCCTATAATGCTTTAGTTCGAGCTTTGTATGAAATTACAGAGCCTCTGTTGAAGCCCTTTCAGCGGTTTCAGTTTGGGGGGCCTGGATTTGGCATTGATATTTCTCCGATTCTCGCCTATTTTACCCTTATGATTATTAAGACGGTAGTTTTACCCGTCTTATTAAGTCTTTTGCTTCGCTTTTAG
- a CDS encoding YggS family pyridoxal phosphate-dependent enzyme, which yields MDINGNISDIRQRMNQAAGKSGRNPSEIKLLAVSKTMSSDVVRCAYQAGLRAFAENRVQEWQEKVDHLPEDCEWHLVGRLQTNKVKYLDTRITLIHSLDRISLLEALEHHGTQRQMIWPTLVQVNIARDPHKAGVLEEEVEDFLTEVTRCEHVRVHGLMTIGALGASQEETQGYFRQLRLLKERIQVKTIPHVALKELSMGMSHDFEWAIQEGATIIRVGRQIFGERS from the coding sequence TTGGATATAAATGGAAATATATCAGATATCCGTCAGAGGATGAATCAGGCGGCCGGTAAGAGTGGTCGTAACCCTTCCGAGATAAAGCTTCTAGCAGTAAGCAAAACCATGAGTTCCGACGTGGTTCGCTGTGCTTATCAAGCCGGACTACGTGCATTTGCTGAAAATCGGGTTCAGGAATGGCAAGAGAAGGTGGATCATCTCCCTGAGGATTGTGAATGGCACCTGGTTGGCCGTTTGCAAACCAATAAGGTAAAGTATTTAGATACTAGGATTACACTTATTCATTCCCTTGATAGGATAAGCTTGCTTGAAGCATTGGAACACCATGGTACTCAGCGGCAGATGATTTGGCCAACCTTGGTCCAGGTTAATATCGCTCGCGACCCTCATAAAGCAGGAGTGTTAGAAGAAGAAGTGGAGGATTTCCTGACGGAGGTGACTCGTTGTGAACATGTCCGGGTGCATGGACTGATGACCATAGGGGCATTAGGTGCTTCTCAGGAAGAGACACAAGGATATTTTCGCCAACTGCGCTTGCTGAAGGAGCGAATTCAGGTAAAGACTATACCTCATGTCGCCCTCAAGGAACTTTCCATGGGGATGAGTCATGATTTTGAGTGGGCAATTCAAGAGGGTGCTACCATCATCCGAGTTGGCAGGCAGATTTTTGGAGAACGCTCCTAA
- a CDS encoding YlmC/YmxH family sporulation protein, translated as MRISELRLLDIVNIKDGRRLGPIKDLDLDLERGSIKGIVVQGASRSWGFFGGRNEDILIPWDRVKKIGVDVILVDATDLPDFNVLVDDRR; from the coding sequence ATGCGGATCTCTGAGCTACGCTTATTAGATATTGTAAATATTAAAGATGGTCGCCGCTTGGGCCCCATCAAAGATTTGGATCTGGATTTAGAACGAGGCTCCATTAAAGGGATCGTGGTGCAGGGCGCCTCTCGAAGCTGGGGTTTTTTCGGCGGCAGGAATGAGGATATTCTCATTCCTTGGGATCGGGTAAAGAAAATTGGGGTCGATGTAATTTTGGTCGATGCCACTGATTTGCCGGATTTTAATGTCTTAGTAGATGATCGTCGCTAA
- a CDS encoding DivIVA domain-containing protein, with the protein MALTPIDIQNKEFRKGVRGYHTEEVDKFLESVSKEFEVVYAENFELKDKVQRLDAELRHYKQLESTLQQTMVLAQQTADEVKQSARHEAELILKEVEQEKVRRITEAQNKLQHVNDEIEELQKRREMTRTQLKSFLLAQLDLAEAFEKDRVS; encoded by the coding sequence ATGGCATTAACTCCTATTGATATTCAGAATAAAGAGTTCCGCAAAGGGGTCCGAGGTTATCATACGGAAGAAGTGGACAAGTTTCTGGAAAGCGTAAGCAAGGAATTTGAGGTTGTCTATGCTGAGAACTTCGAACTGAAAGATAAGGTCCAACGTTTGGATGCGGAGTTAAGGCATTACAAGCAGTTAGAATCCACTTTGCAGCAAACGATGGTATTAGCACAGCAAACAGCTGATGAAGTCAAGCAATCTGCTCGCCATGAAGCTGAACTCATTCTCAAAGAAGTCGAACAAGAGAAAGTAAGGCGGATAACCGAAGCTCAGAATAAGCTGCAACATGTTAATGATGAAATCGAAGAGTTGCAAAAACGCCGAGAAATGACTCGCACTCAACTGAAATCCTTTTTGCTTGCTCAATTGGATTTGGCGGAAGCCTTTGAGAAGGATCGTGTCTCATGA
- the pgeF gene encoding peptidoglycan editing factor PgeF gives MVWSWRQGKELVYLTLPAWEAEGIQIGFSTRWGGVSSSPYSTLNLGLHVGDSPDQVKNNRKLWFAEWNTLPGEVALGEQVHGTKVHQVTEGDAGRGSESLDTVITGVDGLMTVTHTALMAFFADCVPVFFYHPLLQAVGIAHAGWKGTSGKIVSEMLELFRLRGGDPAECWAAIGPSIGPCCYEVDEPVQKEFEKSFLRTPFLKPGRQGHFQLDLREANAMVLREAGIPPEKIWIARECTACHTDSFFSYRIEGPNTGRMAGWIRRLPTREG, from the coding sequence ATGGTATGGAGTTGGCGTCAGGGAAAGGAACTAGTCTATCTTACTCTTCCTGCATGGGAAGCGGAGGGTATTCAGATTGGATTTTCAACACGCTGGGGAGGGGTTAGCTCATCTCCCTATTCGACCTTGAACCTTGGACTCCATGTGGGCGATTCCCCAGATCAAGTGAAAAATAATCGCAAGTTATGGTTTGCTGAATGGAATACTTTGCCGGGGGAGGTCGCCCTAGGGGAACAGGTCCATGGAACAAAGGTCCATCAAGTCACTGAAGGAGATGCCGGACGAGGTTCCGAATCTCTTGATACTGTAATTACTGGTGTCGATGGGTTAATGACTGTGACCCATACCGCTCTTATGGCCTTCTTTGCGGATTGCGTTCCGGTGTTCTTTTATCATCCTCTTCTCCAAGCGGTAGGCATTGCTCATGCGGGCTGGAAAGGTACTTCTGGCAAGATCGTTAGTGAGATGTTAGAACTGTTTCGTCTACGAGGGGGTGACCCTGCAGAATGTTGGGCAGCCATTGGGCCGAGTATTGGCCCCTGCTGTTATGAAGTGGATGAACCCGTGCAGAAGGAGTTTGAGAAGAGCTTTTTAAGAACACCTTTTCTAAAACCGGGCCGACAAGGACATTTCCAACTGGATTTGCGGGAAGCGAATGCGATGGTCCTGAGGGAAGCGGGGATACCACCGGAGAAGATTTGGATTGCCCGAGAATGTACTGCCTGTCATACGGACTCCTTCTTCTCCTATCGCATAGAAGGTCCGAATACAGGACGAATGGCGGGTTGGATTCGCCGGTTGCCAACAAGGGAGGGGTAA